A stretch of the Longimicrobiales bacterium genome encodes the following:
- the map gene encoding type I methionyl aminopeptidase encodes MSITSMYEFEGLRAAGAVVAETLQRVTASVRAGITTLELDAIAELSMAERGARSGPRLDYGYPGAICISVNDEAVHGLPGPRVIRAGDLVTIDVTAELNGFYCDAAVTVVVEPAASVALRLRTCAEAAFRKGLEQARAGTPLWKLGSAVEAEVRRRGFRVLKDLYGHGIGRRIHEDPAVPSFHDRDARDVLSDGLVITIEPIVSLTATRTRTLPDGWTIVSADRSLTAHHEHTIVVRRGEPHVLTAA; translated from the coding sequence GTGTCGATTACATCGATGTACGAGTTCGAAGGCCTGCGCGCGGCAGGTGCCGTCGTCGCGGAAACGCTGCAGCGCGTCACGGCCAGCGTGCGCGCCGGCATCACGACTCTGGAGCTGGACGCGATCGCGGAGCTCAGTATGGCGGAACGCGGGGCGCGCTCCGGCCCCAGGCTCGACTACGGCTATCCGGGCGCGATCTGCATCAGCGTGAACGATGAAGCCGTGCACGGTCTGCCGGGGCCCCGGGTGATTCGTGCGGGCGATCTCGTGACGATCGATGTTACAGCGGAGCTGAACGGATTCTACTGCGACGCGGCGGTGACCGTAGTAGTCGAGCCGGCGGCGTCCGTGGCGCTCAGGCTCAGGACCTGCGCGGAGGCGGCGTTCCGGAAGGGTCTGGAGCAGGCACGGGCCGGTACTCCGCTGTGGAAGCTCGGCAGCGCAGTGGAAGCGGAAGTGCGGCGTCGCGGTTTCCGCGTGCTGAAGGACTTGTACGGCCATGGCATCGGCCGGCGTATCCACGAGGACCCGGCCGTGCCGAGCTTCCACGATCGCGACGCACGCGACGTGCTGAGCGATGGACTCGTGATCACAATCGAGCCGATCGTGTCACTGACGGCCACGCGGACCCGAACGCTGCCCGATGGCTGGACGATAGTGAGCGCGGACCGGAGCCTGACCGCTCATCACGAGCACACGATCGTGGTGCGGCGGGGCGAGCCGCACGTGCTCACGGCTGCATAG
- a CDS encoding RsmD family RNA methyltransferase — MRIVGGKWADRSLVSPGGRVRPTAEALRSGVMEMVGDELTGARVLDLFAGTGALGLEALSRGARYCDFVENGPAALHSLKANVAALRVREKSRIYDRDAIPFVERLTADRYDITFADPPYGSRKLDRVVRYWQHVPFTTLLVLEHAPDHEGIPNGTRRRFGDSVVTILRARKRPAKASDS; from the coding sequence GTGAGGATCGTCGGCGGAAAATGGGCGGATCGGTCCCTCGTCTCACCCGGCGGGCGCGTGCGGCCCACCGCGGAGGCGTTGCGCAGCGGCGTCATGGAGATGGTCGGCGATGAGCTGACGGGTGCGCGCGTGCTGGATCTGTTCGCGGGCACGGGCGCGCTCGGACTCGAGGCGTTGTCCCGCGGCGCCCGATACTGTGATTTCGTGGAGAACGGGCCCGCCGCACTGCACTCGCTCAAGGCGAACGTCGCGGCGCTGCGCGTACGGGAGAAATCGCGGATCTACGATCGCGACGCGATACCGTTCGTGGAGCGGCTCACTGCGGACCGTTACGACATCACGTTCGCCGATCCACCCTATGGCTCACGCAAGCTCGATCGCGTGGTCAGGTACTGGCAGCACGTCCCGTTCACGACGCTTCTCGTCCTCGAGCATGCGCCCGATCATGAGGGCATACCGAACGGGACGCGGCGCCGGTTCGGCGATTCCGTCGTCACGATCCTGCGTGCGCGGAAGCGACCGGCGAAGGCATCGGATAGCTGA
- the ggt gene encoding gamma-glutamyltransferase has product MTTLVTHRKRRALSLLFASALATISCSPAVGGADGRAGVDRDARTTSAMVVSANQIASDVGAEVLRNGGNAIDAAIATGFALAVVHPTAGNIGGGGFMVIRFPDGRTTALDFREKAPLRAHAEMFVDPATGEYSSRIHHRSHLAVGVPGTVAGFDYAHRKYGSADWSSLVQPAVELAADGFPLSENLSRSFANVLESMQDYPASVAAFSNDGTPYPEGHVWRQPDLARTLERIRAERRDGFYAGETARLLAAEMERGGGMITIEDLARYEPREMTPVTGTYRGYDIISMAPPSSGGIAMVEMLNILEAYDLRSMGHNTAPYIHHLAEAMRRAYRDRAQYVADPAFADVPVARLTSKEHAASLRRDIDPNRASVSAPTDLVMPTESDQTTHYSVVDASGLAVSVTYTLEQGYGSKIVVPGAGFLLNNEMGDFNARRGLTTESGLVGTEPNLARPEQRMISSMTPTILARDGQLVAVVGSPGGRTIINTVLQMVLNIVDHQMPIDQAVAAKRLHHQWLPDRISIEADGATEATIEQLRAMGHEVRMGGRQGSVHAIMIDPRTGQRIGAADPRDADSGSAGF; this is encoded by the coding sequence ATGACCACACTGGTGACACACCGGAAGCGCAGGGCACTGTCGCTGCTTTTCGCGTCGGCCCTGGCGACCATCTCCTGCTCGCCCGCCGTAGGTGGCGCGGACGGGAGGGCTGGCGTCGATCGCGATGCACGTACGACGAGCGCGATGGTCGTCTCCGCGAACCAGATCGCGAGCGACGTGGGCGCGGAAGTGCTGCGCAACGGTGGGAATGCAATCGATGCCGCCATTGCGACCGGCTTCGCTCTCGCCGTCGTTCACCCGACGGCCGGCAACATCGGTGGTGGCGGATTCATGGTGATCCGGTTCCCGGATGGGCGGACCACCGCGCTCGACTTCCGCGAGAAGGCGCCGCTGCGCGCGCATGCCGAGATGTTCGTGGATCCTGCGACGGGCGAGTACTCCTCGCGCATCCATCACAGGAGCCACCTCGCCGTCGGCGTGCCCGGCACGGTCGCCGGGTTCGATTATGCGCACCGCAAGTACGGGAGCGCCGACTGGTCATCGCTCGTGCAGCCGGCCGTCGAGCTTGCGGCCGACGGGTTCCCGCTGTCGGAGAATCTCTCCCGTTCGTTCGCGAACGTGCTGGAATCGATGCAGGACTACCCCGCGAGCGTCGCGGCGTTCTCGAACGACGGTACGCCGTATCCCGAAGGCCACGTGTGGCGGCAACCGGATCTCGCGCGCACACTCGAACGCATCCGCGCGGAGCGCCGTGACGGCTTCTATGCGGGCGAGACTGCGCGCCTCCTTGCGGCGGAGATGGAGCGGGGCGGCGGGATGATCACGATAGAGGATCTGGCGCGTTACGAGCCGCGCGAGATGACGCCGGTGACCGGCACGTATCGCGGGTATGACATCATCAGCATGGCGCCGCCGAGCAGTGGCGGCATCGCGATGGTGGAGATGCTCAACATCCTGGAGGCGTACGACCTCAGGAGCATGGGCCACAACACTGCGCCCTACATCCACCATCTTGCGGAGGCGATGCGGCGTGCGTACCGGGATCGCGCGCAGTACGTCGCGGACCCGGCGTTCGCCGATGTCCCCGTCGCGCGGCTGACGAGCAAGGAGCACGCGGCCAGCCTGCGCCGCGACATCGACCCGAACCGCGCGAGTGTGTCCGCACCCACCGACCTCGTGATGCCCACCGAGAGTGATCAGACCACACACTACTCCGTCGTGGACGCCAGTGGACTGGCGGTGAGTGTCACGTATACGCTCGAGCAGGGCTATGGCTCGAAGATCGTCGTGCCCGGCGCCGGGTTCCTGCTGAACAACGAGATGGGCGACTTCAATGCCCGCCGCGGCCTGACGACGGAGTCCGGTCTCGTGGGCACCGAGCCCAACCTCGCCCGGCCCGAGCAGCGCATGATCTCGAGCATGACGCCGACGATCCTCGCCCGCGACGGGCAGCTGGTTGCGGTGGTCGGCAGTCCGGGGGGCCGCACGATCATCAACACCGTCCTGCAGATGGTGCTGAACATCGTCGACCACCAGATGCCGATCGACCAGGCGGTCGCGGCAAAGCGCCTGCACCATCAGTGGCTGCCGGATCGCATCAGCATCGAGGCTGACGGCGCGACGGAAGCGACGATCGAGCAGCTGCGTGCGATGGGCCACGAGGTGCGCATGGGCGGCCGACAGGGCAGCGTGCACGCCATCATGATCGATCCGCGCACCGGTCAGCGCATCGGCGCCGCCGATCCGCGCGACGCCGATTCCGGCAGCGCTGGATTCTGA
- a CDS encoding carboxypeptidase regulatory-like domain-containing protein produces MGLNSRIALLASILLASSAPAAAQLVSGKVVEEGSERPVGGAMIELVDTTGLRRGSVVADTTGSFRIMVPQPGAYRLRVSHIAYRTTETAMIDAALGMHIELELRVSPTAVALEPLRVVGRSAFNAGWLQEYYDRAMMTRRSGMGRVFFRDEVQRANMPAVSSFLIHLLPRGGCRPTLFVDGLEVQDERHLNAVLQPDALEGVELYNNQTFLPPRYANRGFCAIALFWTRRDLEGARPFTWRRALTAGGILAGLFLLLQM; encoded by the coding sequence TTGGGGCTGAACAGCCGGATCGCGCTGCTCGCCAGCATACTGCTCGCGAGCAGTGCGCCGGCCGCAGCGCAGCTCGTGTCCGGCAAGGTCGTGGAGGAAGGGTCCGAACGGCCCGTCGGAGGAGCGATGATCGAGCTGGTGGACACGACGGGGCTGCGCCGCGGCAGCGTTGTCGCGGACACGACGGGCTCATTCCGCATCATGGTGCCGCAACCCGGCGCGTACCGGCTGCGCGTCTCGCACATCGCCTACAGGACCACGGAGACGGCGATGATCGATGCGGCGCTTGGCATGCACATCGAGCTGGAGCTCCGCGTGAGCCCCACCGCGGTCGCACTGGAGCCGCTGCGCGTCGTGGGTCGATCCGCGTTCAATGCCGGCTGGCTCCAGGAGTATTACGACCGCGCGATGATGACCCGCCGGTCCGGCATGGGCCGCGTGTTCTTCCGCGACGAGGTCCAGCGCGCGAACATGCCGGCCGTCTCATCCTTCCTCATTCACCTGCTGCCGCGCGGCGGCTGCCGTCCGACCCTTTTCGTCGACGGCCTCGAGGTGCAGGACGAACGTCACCTGAACGCCGTGCTCCAGCCGGACGCTCTGGAAGGCGTGGAGCTGTATAACAACCAGACCTTTCTTCCGCCTCGCTATGCGAATCGGGGATTCTGCGCGATCGCCCTGTTCTGGACCCGCCGCGACCTCGAGGGCGCGCGGCCGTTCACATGGCGGCGCGCACTCACGGCCGGAGGCATACTGGCCGGTCTCTTCCTGCTCCTCCAGATGTAG
- a CDS encoding peptidylprolyl isomerase: MASAKSGDTVRVHYTGKLEDGSVFDSSDGRDPLEFTVGSGQVIPGFDQAVAGMSPGEEREVKIPAAEAYGDRKDDLVIVVERSQLPPDIDPDVGQQLQLSQEGRAFVVTVADVNEQNITLDANHPLAGEDLTFELQLVEIG; this comes from the coding sequence ATGGCGTCAGCAAAGTCAGGAGACACGGTCCGTGTCCACTACACCGGCAAGCTCGAGGATGGCAGTGTCTTCGACAGCTCTGACGGGCGCGATCCACTCGAGTTCACGGTCGGCTCCGGCCAGGTCATTCCCGGCTTCGACCAGGCTGTAGCCGGGATGAGTCCGGGCGAGGAGCGGGAGGTCAAGATTCCGGCGGCAGAGGCGTATGGCGATCGGAAGGATGATCTCGTCATCGTCGTGGAGAGGTCACAGCTCCCACCGGATATCGATCCCGACGTCGGCCAGCAGCTGCAGCTGAGCCAGGAGGGTCGTGCATTCGTCGTGACGGTCGCTGATGTGAACGAGCAGAACATCACGCTCGATGCGAATCACCCACTCGCGGGCGAGGACCTGACGTTCGAGCTGCAGCTGGTGGAAATCGGCTGA
- a CDS encoding ABC transporter ATP-binding protein, with protein sequence MSRSFGGRRVLTSASLHAVAGRITALLGRNGSGKSTLMRIAAGVIPADQGVVRFLGKLEMRPAIHRLARAGMFFLPERDLLTRNLRVEQHLALMARRCGAPARAREVAAELKLTECAGSFAHELSGGERRRAELALVEIREPACLLADEPFMGISPHDAEVMADRLRRLAARGCAIVVSGHEVPTLLALADDVVWVTSGTTHNLGSRAEAEQHWQFSREYLGVWNRTGNEAAGRRDAR encoded by the coding sequence GTGAGCCGGAGTTTTGGCGGGCGGCGCGTGCTCACGTCTGCGTCGCTGCACGCCGTGGCGGGCCGCATCACGGCACTGCTCGGCCGCAACGGCAGCGGCAAGAGCACTCTGATGCGCATCGCCGCCGGTGTGATCCCGGCGGACCAGGGCGTCGTTCGTTTCCTGGGTAAGCTGGAGATGCGTCCCGCCATTCACCGGCTGGCGCGTGCCGGAATGTTCTTCCTGCCCGAACGCGATCTGCTCACCCGGAACCTGCGCGTGGAGCAGCATCTCGCGCTGATGGCGCGGCGGTGCGGCGCGCCCGCGCGTGCGCGAGAGGTTGCGGCGGAGTTGAAACTCACCGAATGTGCAGGGTCATTTGCGCATGAGCTGTCGGGCGGTGAGCGGCGACGTGCGGAGCTTGCGCTCGTCGAAATACGCGAACCCGCGTGTCTGCTGGCCGACGAGCCGTTCATGGGCATCTCACCGCACGATGCGGAGGTCATGGCGGACAGGCTGCGGCGGCTCGCGGCGCGCGGCTGTGCGATCGTCGTGTCGGGACACGAGGTCCCGACACTCCTCGCGCTCGCCGATGATGTCGTGTGGGTGACATCGGGGACGACGCACAACCTCGGCTCGCGCGCCGAAGCAGAGCAGCACTGGCAGTTCAGCCGGGAATACCTGGGCGTGTGGAACCGGACGGGCAATGAAGCAGCAGGAAGGCGGGATGCACGGTAA
- a CDS encoding maleylpyruvate isomerase N-terminal domain-containing protein translates to MSSIVRTGHLFRPLHSALLELLRGLPGDAWNLQVGAGEWTVRDVAAHLLDGDLRRISVDRDGYPPPPPATPITGYGDLLEYLNGLNAQWANAARRISPRLLVELLETTGAILATLMDSATLDGDATFPVAWAGQQRSPMWLDIGREYTERWHHQDQVREATGAEPLTQPDLMRPVIEVSLLAVPHALASVERPDGTAVSIAASGPAGGSWHVVRRDGTWLLAEGPAPEAVARIVASDLSLARLLLHRLARDRIRELVETVGDRELTAALTRARAVMV, encoded by the coding sequence GTGTCGTCGATCGTCCGGACCGGCCATCTGTTCCGGCCGCTGCACAGCGCGCTGCTCGAGCTTCTGCGCGGCCTGCCGGGTGACGCGTGGAATCTCCAGGTCGGTGCGGGCGAGTGGACTGTGCGGGATGTGGCGGCACATCTGCTGGATGGCGACCTGCGCCGGATCTCGGTCGATCGCGACGGTTACCCGCCGCCGCCGCCCGCCACGCCGATCACCGGTTACGGCGATCTGCTGGAATATCTGAACGGTCTGAATGCGCAGTGGGCGAACGCGGCACGACGGATCAGTCCGCGCCTGCTCGTGGAGCTGCTCGAAACCACGGGTGCGATCCTGGCGACGCTGATGGACTCCGCCACGCTCGATGGCGACGCGACGTTCCCCGTGGCCTGGGCGGGACAGCAGCGCTCGCCGATGTGGCTGGATATCGGTCGAGAATATACGGAGCGCTGGCATCATCAGGACCAGGTCCGGGAGGCGACGGGCGCAGAGCCGCTCACGCAACCGGATCTGATGCGACCTGTGATCGAGGTATCTCTTCTCGCGGTGCCGCACGCGCTGGCTTCGGTGGAACGGCCGGACGGGACCGCGGTGTCGATCGCTGCGAGCGGTCCTGCGGGCGGGAGCTGGCATGTCGTGCGGCGCGATGGCACCTGGCTGCTGGCTGAAGGTCCGGCGCCCGAGGCCGTCGCGCGCATCGTGGCGTCCGATCTGAGCCTCGCGCGACTGCTGCTGCATCGACTTGCGCGCGACAGAATCCGCGAGCTCGTCGAGACGGTTGGCGACCGCGAGCTGACTGCCGCGCTGACGCGTGCCCGTGCCGTGATGGTGTGA
- a CDS encoding GerMN domain-containing protein, translating to MNDIRTLLHHPARTRCRTGLGMVRSAARVVATLTACLGVAAGLACEAAPPDDARDDMPADSLTRNTIAADSLAGDATADADSASVTLHFSRGESTAAVTRRVPAGTLGLEAALRQLVRGPTPAERAEGIHSWFSDTTVQALRSVEVDEAGHAVVDFADLRALIPNASASAGSAMLLRELNMTVFAVPSIESVEYRIEGSCEAFWEWLQYGGCPVQQRT from the coding sequence ATGAACGACATTCGTACTCTGCTTCACCATCCTGCGCGTACCCGGTGCCGGACGGGGCTCGGGATGGTCAGGTCTGCGGCGCGCGTGGTCGCCACCCTCACCGCGTGCCTCGGTGTGGCCGCAGGCCTGGCATGTGAGGCCGCTCCGCCGGACGACGCCCGGGACGACATGCCTGCGGATTCGCTCACGCGGAATACCATCGCCGCGGACTCGCTGGCCGGCGACGCTACCGCCGACGCGGACAGCGCTTCGGTCACGCTCCATTTCAGTCGCGGGGAATCCACTGCCGCGGTCACACGACGGGTACCCGCCGGCACGCTCGGGCTGGAAGCGGCGCTCCGCCAGCTGGTTCGGGGCCCGACGCCGGCCGAACGGGCGGAAGGCATCCATTCGTGGTTCTCGGACACTACCGTGCAGGCGCTCCGGTCCGTCGAGGTGGACGAGGCGGGGCATGCGGTCGTGGATTTCGCGGACCTGCGCGCGCTGATCCCGAATGCGTCCGCGTCCGCGGGCAGCGCAATGCTGCTCCGGGAGCTGAACATGACCGTGTTCGCCGTGCCGTCGATCGAATCCGTGGAGTACAGGATCGAGGGCAGCTGCGAAGCTTTCTGGGAGTGGCTCCAGTACGGCGGCTGCCCGGTGCAGCAGCGGACCTGA
- a CDS encoding M28 family peptidase has protein sequence MISSLKYCLAVTVLVAACAPSNASLDTAPLATAAIDSVRLMHDIGVLAHDSMEGRLVGTPGNARARAFIERSFRERGLQPAGSSSYLHPFDIQRDDATIEGVNIIGQVTGTAQPSQYIVVTAHYDHVGVRDGEIYNGADDNASGTAALLALADYFTRNRPRHTLIFAALDAEEGGLRGARAFVESPPVPLQSIVLNINMDMVGRNDAGELYVAGTAHYPQLLPFVEEVARNAEVTLIPGHDRPGARPSDDWTTASDHAAFHRAGIPFLYFGVEDHPDYHRPTDEMSGIQPGFYPRAVRTVLSAVRLLDREYR, from the coding sequence GTGATATCGAGTTTGAAGTACTGTCTCGCGGTGACGGTGCTGGTGGCGGCGTGTGCGCCGTCGAACGCATCGCTGGACACCGCGCCTCTGGCGACCGCGGCCATCGACTCGGTCCGGCTGATGCACGACATCGGTGTGCTGGCGCACGACTCGATGGAAGGTCGGCTGGTCGGCACGCCGGGCAACGCCCGGGCCCGCGCGTTCATCGAGCGATCGTTCCGCGAACGCGGCCTCCAGCCGGCCGGCAGCAGCTCGTATCTGCACCCGTTCGACATACAGCGGGATGACGCAACGATCGAAGGTGTCAACATCATCGGGCAGGTGACGGGTACAGCGCAGCCGTCGCAGTACATCGTCGTCACCGCGCACTACGATCACGTCGGTGTCCGTGACGGCGAGATCTACAATGGTGCGGATGACAACGCATCGGGCACGGCCGCACTGCTCGCCCTGGCCGATTATTTCACGCGCAATCGACCGCGGCACACACTCATCTTCGCCGCGCTCGACGCGGAAGAGGGTGGTCTGCGCGGCGCGCGTGCGTTCGTGGAGAGTCCGCCGGTTCCGCTTCAGTCGATCGTGCTGAACATCAACATGGACATGGTAGGACGAAACGACGCCGGGGAGCTCTACGTCGCGGGCACCGCGCATTATCCGCAACTGCTGCCGTTCGTCGAAGAGGTCGCGCGAAACGCGGAGGTGACGCTGATTCCCGGCCATGACCGGCCGGGTGCGCGTCCGTCAGATGACTGGACTACCGCGTCCGATCACGCGGCGTTTCATCGCGCCGGGATTCCGTTTCTGTACTTCGGCGTGGAGGACCATCCCGACTACCATCGGCCGACGGATGAGATGAGCGGGATCCAGCCGGGATTCTACCCACGCGCCGTGCGGACGGTGCTGTCGGCAGTGCGGCTGCTGGATCGCGAGTACCGATGA
- a CDS encoding arginase family protein, whose translation MLSIDLVTVPYDSGRRGFRMGAGPQSLLREGLLQKLRAAGHDVDLVPVEAGATPDDELATTFDLAARVARVTRASRAAHRFPLTISGSCFSTVGAFASVVDEAAGVLWLDAHGDVNTPETSTSGFLDGMAAATLLGWCHSDRTRDILPERLAEARLMLAGTRDLDAPEAASLQQSAVRVLSPAGVRDGSAGAALDSFTAGMSALYLHVDLDVLDPESVGRANGFASPGGLTAAEVIQLVGAAGARSRLAGMTVSAYDPAVDADGAVRRAAIEIIAAALAAAAGPVRPLEAA comes from the coding sequence GTGCTCTCTATCGATCTCGTCACCGTGCCGTATGACTCCGGTCGTCGCGGCTTCCGGATGGGTGCAGGTCCGCAGTCCCTGCTGCGGGAAGGACTGCTGCAGAAACTGCGCGCTGCGGGTCACGATGTGGACCTGGTACCGGTGGAGGCAGGTGCGACGCCGGATGATGAGCTGGCCACCACGTTCGACCTGGCCGCCAGGGTGGCGCGCGTCACGCGCGCAAGCCGCGCAGCGCACAGATTCCCGCTGACGATCTCCGGCAGCTGCTTCAGCACGGTCGGTGCGTTCGCCAGCGTCGTCGACGAGGCAGCAGGTGTGCTCTGGCTGGACGCGCATGGCGATGTGAACACACCGGAGACGAGCACGAGCGGGTTCCTCGACGGCATGGCGGCCGCGACCCTGCTCGGCTGGTGTCACTCGGATCGCACGCGCGACATCCTGCCGGAACGCCTGGCCGAGGCCCGGCTGATGCTCGCAGGTACGCGTGACCTCGACGCTCCCGAGGCGGCGTCGCTCCAGCAGTCGGCGGTCCGGGTCCTTTCGCCTGCCGGCGTCAGGGATGGCAGTGCCGGCGCGGCGCTCGATTCATTCACTGCGGGCATGAGCGCGCTGTATCTCCACGTCGACCTCGATGTGCTCGATCCCGAGAGTGTCGGGCGCGCGAACGGCTTTGCGAGTCCGGGCGGGCTGACGGCGGCGGAAGTGATCCAGCTGGTCGGTGCAGCCGGCGCGAGGTCCAGGCTTGCAGGCATGACGGTGTCCGCGTACGACCCGGCCGTGGACGCCGATGGTGCGGTGCGACGCGCAGCGATCGAAATTATTGCGGCTGCGCTGGCTGCGGCGGCGGGACCCGTACGGCCGCTGGAGGCGGCATGA
- a CDS encoding GNAT family N-acetyltransferase, with product MHTRIARHGDAQTFLKRGGPWLLHTEIEHTLILGLAGRSDLPAEDLYVATVEEDGAVVGCALRTPPRKLLLSRIPPGAVDALVVDVSACYDQLPAVFGPPAAAREFARQWCDRHGCSARDGMAHRLYSLERVVTPDSAPGGTLRFATAADVGLVAAWVACFAAEADTEATTTREFIAARVAAGDMALWCDPEPRTLAGCSGRSPNGVRIGYVYTPPEWRGRGYATACVAALSTYSLEHGARFCCLYTDLANPVSNRIYQRIGYTPVADAINIEFTAAG from the coding sequence ATGCACACCCGGATCGCACGGCATGGTGACGCGCAGACGTTCCTGAAGCGGGGCGGACCGTGGCTGCTGCATACGGAGATCGAGCACACGCTCATCCTGGGCCTCGCCGGCCGCAGCGATCTGCCGGCTGAAGACCTTTACGTCGCTACCGTCGAGGAGGACGGGGCCGTCGTCGGCTGCGCGCTGCGCACACCGCCGCGCAAGCTCCTGCTCAGTCGCATACCGCCCGGCGCAGTAGACGCACTCGTCGTAGATGTGTCAGCCTGCTACGATCAGCTGCCGGCCGTGTTCGGGCCGCCGGCCGCGGCGCGCGAGTTTGCGCGGCAGTGGTGCGATCGACATGGTTGCAGCGCGCGCGATGGCATGGCGCACCGCCTTTATTCGCTCGAACGTGTGGTGACCCCCGACAGCGCGCCGGGCGGTACACTGCGTTTCGCGACCGCGGCGGATGTCGGGCTCGTGGCCGCGTGGGTCGCGTGCTTCGCGGCGGAAGCCGACACCGAGGCGACCACCACGCGGGAATTCATCGCCGCGCGGGTCGCTGCAGGGGACATGGCACTCTGGTGTGACCCCGAGCCGCGTACGCTCGCCGGCTGTTCGGGCCGCTCACCGAACGGTGTTCGCATCGGCTATGTGTACACCCCGCCCGAGTGGCGCGGCCGCGGATACGCTACCGCGTGCGTCGCAGCGCTGAGTACGTATTCGCTCGAGCACGGCGCCAGGTTCTGCTGCCTGTACACGGACCTGGCGAACCCGGTCTCCAACAGGATCTATCAGCGCATCGGCTACACCCCGGTCGCGGACGCGATCAACATCGAGTTCACGGCCGCAGGGTGA
- a CDS encoding hemolysin III family protein — protein sequence MGQTRSKDELASALTHAAGVVASLAGGAVLITLAALSGSVYQIVGAAVFAASLVLLYSASTAYHIALGERVKHRLKIFDHCAIYVLIAGTYTPLTLTALRGPWGWTLFGVVWGLAVAGIIFKLFFIGRFPRVSTAIYIGMGWLVVVAAGPLVRAVDPVALAWLVGGGLAYTGGTVFYHSRRIPYAHAVWHLFVLTGSVCHAIAVGIQI from the coding sequence ATGGGACAGACCAGATCGAAGGACGAGCTGGCCAGTGCGCTGACGCACGCCGCAGGCGTGGTGGCGAGCCTCGCTGGAGGCGCCGTGCTCATCACGCTCGCCGCCCTGAGCGGGTCGGTGTACCAGATCGTTGGAGCGGCCGTGTTCGCCGCCTCGCTGGTGCTGCTCTACAGCGCATCGACCGCCTACCACATCGCGCTCGGCGAACGGGTGAAGCACCGGCTGAAGATCTTCGATCACTGCGCCATCTATGTCCTCATCGCGGGCACGTACACGCCACTGACTCTCACGGCGCTGCGCGGGCCCTGGGGCTGGACACTGTTCGGAGTGGTCTGGGGACTCGCGGTTGCCGGAATCATCTTCAAGCTGTTCTTCATCGGCCGCTTTCCGCGCGTGTCCACCGCCATTTACATCGGGATGGGCTGGCTGGTCGTGGTCGCGGCCGGTCCGCTGGTGAGAGCGGTCGACCCGGTCGCCCTGGCCTGGCTGGTCGGTGGCGGGCTCGCCTATACCGGAGGCACGGTCTTCTATCACAGCCGCCGCATTCCGTACGCGCACGCCGTGTGGCATCTCTTCGTGCTGACCGGGAGTGTGTGTCACGCCATCGCCGTGGGGATCCAGATATGA
- a CDS encoding class I SAM-dependent methyltransferase: MNDNSSRTDSGLRSVRGVFEELGRDDPMYAALSRNALRGNRWDPEAFFETGRTEIGDVMSYVESLGLPLERGRALDFGCAVGRLTQALAEHFRDAVGVDIATSMVERAREYNAHGDRVTYVANAAPDLALFDSATFDFIYSNKVLQHIPPEIQLAYMREFVRVLRPGGVAVFQTRNGPIVRPGTPRALLYRLNRMYIRRFAQRIRGRPAYEMHYVARARVEEEVGAAGGRVVDVVDLSRGRPTKSLRYCVVR; the protein is encoded by the coding sequence GTGAACGACAACAGCAGCCGGACCGATTCCGGCCTTCGCTCCGTGCGCGGCGTCTTCGAGGAACTCGGACGCGACGACCCCATGTATGCCGCGCTCTCGCGCAATGCGTTGCGCGGCAATCGGTGGGATCCCGAGGCCTTCTTCGAGACCGGCCGCACCGAGATCGGCGACGTAATGTCATATGTCGAGTCGCTCGGGCTGCCGCTGGAGCGCGGCCGTGCGCTCGACTTCGGCTGCGCCGTCGGCCGCCTGACGCAGGCACTGGCCGAGCACTTCAGGGACGCGGTCGGTGTCGACATCGCCACATCGATGGTCGAGCGAGCGCGCGAGTACAATGCGCATGGAGATCGGGTGACCTACGTCGCGAATGCGGCTCCCGACCTGGCGCTGTTCGACTCGGCCACGTTCGACTTCATTTACAGCAACAAGGTGCTCCAGCACATCCCGCCTGAGATCCAGCTCGCCTACATGCGTGAGTTCGTGCGCGTGCTGCGGCCCGGCGGTGTGGCGGTCTTCCAGACACGCAACGGACCGATCGTCCGACCCGGCACGCCGCGCGCCCTCCTGTACAGGCTCAACCGGATGTACATCCGGCGGTTCGCGCAGCGCATCCGCGGCCGACCGGCGTACGAGATGCATTACGTCGCGCGTGCGCGCGTGGAGGAAGAAGTCGGTGCGGCAGGCGGCCGCGTCGTGGATGTCGTGGACTTGAGCCGCGGCCGGCCGACGAAGAGTCTGCGCTACTGCGTGGTGCGGTAA